A genome region from Kogia breviceps isolate mKogBre1 chromosome 13, mKogBre1 haplotype 1, whole genome shotgun sequence includes the following:
- the PGM3 gene encoding phosphoacetylglucosamine mutase isoform X3, with the protein MLAPSWEEHATCLANAEERELPRVLVDVSEKAAVNLHQDAFVVIGRDTRPSSEKLSQSVIDGVTVLGGQFHGMWQIALCVSVADYGLLTTPQLHYMVCCRNTGGQYGKATTEGYYRKLSAAFVELTKQAFCSGDDRRTLKVDCANGIGALKLREMKHYFSQGLSVQLFNDGTEGKLNHLCGADFVKSHQKPPQGIEMKSNERCCSFDGDADRIIYYYHDADGQFHLVDGDKIAALISGFLKEPLLEIGDSLSLGVVQTAYANGSSTRYLEEVMKVPVYCTKTGVKHLHHKAQELDIGVYFEANGHGTVLFSKAAETKIKQLAEELVEDKKRKAAKMLENVIDLFNQATGDAISDMLVIEAILALKGLTVQQWDALYTDLPNRQLKVKVADRQVISTTDAERQAVKPPGLQEAIDELVKKYRLSRAFVRPSGTEDVVRVYAEADSQENADSLAYEVSLAVFQLAGGIGERPQPGF; encoded by the exons ATGCTGGCCCCATCCTGGGAGGAGCATGCCACCTGTCTGGCAAACGCCGAGGAACGAGAGCTGCCCAGAGTGTTGGTGGACGTCAGCGAGAAAGCAGCTGTGAATCTGCACCAAGACGCCTTCGTGGTGATCGGTAGAGATACCAG gCCCAGCAGTGAGAAACTTTCACAGTCTGTAATAGACGGTGTGACTGTTTTAGGAGGTCAATTCCATG GAATGTGGCAAATTGCTTTGTGTGTCTCTGTGGCAGATTACGGCTTGCTGACGACGCCTCAGCTGCACTACATGGTGTGCTGTCGGAACACCGGCGGCCAGTACGGAAAGGCAACCACGGAGGGCTACTACCGGAAGCTCTCTGCGGCCTTCGTGGAGCTCACCAAACAG GCCTTCTGCAGCGGAGATGACCGAAGGACGCTGAAGGTTGACTGTGCGAACGGCATAGGGgccctgaagctcagagaaatgaaaCACTACTTCTCCCAGGGGCTGTCGGTTCAGCTGTTCAACGATGGGACCGAGGGGAAGCTCAACCATCTGTGTGGGGCTGACTTTGTGAAGAGTCACCAGAAGCCTCCACAGG GAATTGAAATGAAGTCCAATGAAAGATGCTGTTCCTTCGACGGAGATGCAGACAGAATAATTTACTACTACCATGATGCAGATGGTCAGTTTCATCTTGTGGACGGAGACAAGATAGCAGCACTCATTAGCGGTTTCCTTAAGGAGCCCCTGTTGGAG ATTGGAGACAGTTTGAGTCTTGGTGTCGTGCAAACTGCATATGCCAATGGAAGTTCAACACGGTACCTGGAAGAAGTTATGAAG GTGCCCGTCTATTGTACTAAAACTGGTGTGAAACACCTGCACCACAAGGCTCAGGAGCTCGACATCGGGGTTTATTTTGAAGCAAACGGGCACGGCACA GTACTGTTTAGTAAAGCTGCTGAAACGAAGATAAAACAACTAGCAGAAGAATTAGTagaagataagaaaaggaaagctGCTAAGATGCTTGAAAATGTGATTGACTTGTTTAACCAG GCAACCGGTGATGCGATTTCTGACATGCTGGTGATCGAGGCCATCTTGGCTCTGAAGGGCTTGACCGTACAGCAGTGGGACGCCCTCTATACAGATCTTCCAAACAGACAGCTCAAAGTTAAG GTTGCAGACAGGCAAGTTATTAGCACCACAGATGCCGAAAGACAAGCAGTTAAGCCTCCAGGACTCCAGGAGGCCATCGATGAGCTGGTGAAGAAGTACAGGCTTTCTCGAGCTTTTGTCCGGCCCTCTGGCACGGAAGACGTAGTCCGGGTCTATGCAGAAGCGGACTCTCAG
- the RWDD2A gene encoding RWD domain-containing protein 2A has translation MSASMNECLQLQLLEMEMLFSMFPNQGEVKLEDVNALTNIKRYLEGTREALPPKIEFVITLQIEEPKVKIDLQVTMPHSYPYAALQLFGRSSELDRQQQLLLNKGLTSYIGTFDPGELCVCAAIQWLQDNSASYFLNRKLVYEPSTQAKPVKNTFLRMWIYSHHIYQQDLRKKILDVGKRLDVTGFCMTGKPGIICVEGFKEHCEEFWHTIRYPNWKHISCKHAESVETEGNGEDLRLFHSFEELLLEAHGDYGLRNDYHMNLGQFLEFLKRHKSEHVFQILFGIESKSSDC, from the exons ATGTCCGCTTCAATGAACGAATGCCTTCAACTTCAGCTGCTGGAGATGGAAATGCTGTTTTCTATGTTTCCTAACCAAGGAGAAGTAAAACTTGAAGATGTCAATGCCCTGACGAATATAAAGAGATATTTGGAAGGCACAAGGGAGGCACTGCCACCCAAAATCGAATTTGTGATTACACTCCAGATCGAGGAGCCCAAG gTGAAAATTGACTTGCAAGTAACCATGCCTCACAGCTACCCCTACGCAGCACTGCAGCTGTTCGGACGGTCATCCGAACTTGACAGACAACAGCAGCTCCTTCTCAACAAAGGTCTCACTTCTTACATAGGGACTTTTGATCCGGGtgagctctgtgtgtgtgcagcCATCCAGTGGTTGCAGGACAACAGTGCCTCCTACTTCCTGAACAGGAAGCTCGTGTATGAACCGTCTACACAAGCAAAGCCGGTCAAGAACACGTTCCTCCGCATGTGGATCTACAGTCACCATATATATCAGCAGGACCTACGAAAAAAGATTTTGGATGTCGGGAAGAGGTTAGATGTGACAGGATTTTGCATGACGGGAAAGCCGGGGATAATCTGTGTGGAAGGCTTCAAAGAGCACTGTGAAGAATTCTGGCACACAATCAGGTACCCCAACTGGAAACACATTTCCTGTAAGCATGCCGAGAGCGTGGAGACAGAAGGAAATGGGGAGGACCTGCGgcttttccattcttttgaagAATTACTTCTTGAGGCGCACGGTGACTATGGCTTAAGGAATGACTATCACATGAATCTCGGCCAGTTCTTAGAATTTCTCAAAAGACACAAAAGTGAGCATGTTTTCCAGATATTGTTTGGTATCGAGAGCAAAAGTTCTGACTGCTAG
- the PGM3 gene encoding phosphoacetylglucosamine mutase isoform X1, with amino-acid sequence MDLDAVTKQSALHAKPDGLTLQYGTAGFRTKAEHLDHVMFRMGLLAVLRSKQTKSTIGVMVTASHNPEEDNGVKLVDPLGEMLAPSWEEHATCLANAEERELPRVLVDVSEKAAVNLHQDAFVVIGRDTRPSSEKLSQSVIDGVTVLGGQFHGMWQIALCVSVADYGLLTTPQLHYMVCCRNTGGQYGKATTEGYYRKLSAAFVELTKQAFCSGDDRRTLKVDCANGIGALKLREMKHYFSQGLSVQLFNDGTEGKLNHLCGADFVKSHQKPPQGIEMKSNERCCSFDGDADRIIYYYHDADGQFHLVDGDKIAALISGFLKEPLLEIGDSLSLGVVQTAYANGSSTRYLEEVMKVPVYCTKTGVKHLHHKAQELDIGVYFEANGHGTVLFSKAAETKIKQLAEELVEDKKRKAAKMLENVIDLFNQATGDAISDMLVIEAILALKGLTVQQWDALYTDLPNRQLKVKVADRQVISTTDAERQAVKPPGLQEAIDELVKKYRLSRAFVRPSGTEDVVRVYAEADSQENADSLAYEVSLAVFQLAGGIGERPQPGF; translated from the exons ATGGATTTAGATGCTGTTACAAAGCAGTCAGCATTACATGCCAAGCCTGATGGACTCACACTTCAATATGGGACTGCTGGATTTCGAACGAAAGCAGAACATCTTGATCATGTCATGTTTCGAATGGGATTATTAGCTGTCCTGAGGTCAAAACAGACCAAATCTACTATAGGAGTCATGGTAACAGCATCACACAATCCTGAG GAAGACAACGGTGTAAAACTGGTTGACCCTTTGGGTGAAATGCTGGCCCCATCCTGGGAGGAGCATGCCACCTGTCTGGCAAACGCCGAGGAACGAGAGCTGCCCAGAGTGTTGGTGGACGTCAGCGAGAAAGCAGCTGTGAATCTGCACCAAGACGCCTTCGTGGTGATCGGTAGAGATACCAG gCCCAGCAGTGAGAAACTTTCACAGTCTGTAATAGACGGTGTGACTGTTTTAGGAGGTCAATTCCATG GAATGTGGCAAATTGCTTTGTGTGTCTCTGTGGCAGATTACGGCTTGCTGACGACGCCTCAGCTGCACTACATGGTGTGCTGTCGGAACACCGGCGGCCAGTACGGAAAGGCAACCACGGAGGGCTACTACCGGAAGCTCTCTGCGGCCTTCGTGGAGCTCACCAAACAG GCCTTCTGCAGCGGAGATGACCGAAGGACGCTGAAGGTTGACTGTGCGAACGGCATAGGGgccctgaagctcagagaaatgaaaCACTACTTCTCCCAGGGGCTGTCGGTTCAGCTGTTCAACGATGGGACCGAGGGGAAGCTCAACCATCTGTGTGGGGCTGACTTTGTGAAGAGTCACCAGAAGCCTCCACAGG GAATTGAAATGAAGTCCAATGAAAGATGCTGTTCCTTCGACGGAGATGCAGACAGAATAATTTACTACTACCATGATGCAGATGGTCAGTTTCATCTTGTGGACGGAGACAAGATAGCAGCACTCATTAGCGGTTTCCTTAAGGAGCCCCTGTTGGAG ATTGGAGACAGTTTGAGTCTTGGTGTCGTGCAAACTGCATATGCCAATGGAAGTTCAACACGGTACCTGGAAGAAGTTATGAAG GTGCCCGTCTATTGTACTAAAACTGGTGTGAAACACCTGCACCACAAGGCTCAGGAGCTCGACATCGGGGTTTATTTTGAAGCAAACGGGCACGGCACA GTACTGTTTAGTAAAGCTGCTGAAACGAAGATAAAACAACTAGCAGAAGAATTAGTagaagataagaaaaggaaagctGCTAAGATGCTTGAAAATGTGATTGACTTGTTTAACCAG GCAACCGGTGATGCGATTTCTGACATGCTGGTGATCGAGGCCATCTTGGCTCTGAAGGGCTTGACCGTACAGCAGTGGGACGCCCTCTATACAGATCTTCCAAACAGACAGCTCAAAGTTAAG GTTGCAGACAGGCAAGTTATTAGCACCACAGATGCCGAAAGACAAGCAGTTAAGCCTCCAGGACTCCAGGAGGCCATCGATGAGCTGGTGAAGAAGTACAGGCTTTCTCGAGCTTTTGTCCGGCCCTCTGGCACGGAAGACGTAGTCCGGGTCTATGCAGAAGCGGACTCTCAG
- the PGM3 gene encoding phosphoacetylglucosamine mutase isoform X4, producing MLAPSWEEHATCLANAEERELPRVLVDVSEKAAVNLHQDAFVVIGRDTRPSSEKLSQSVIDGVTVLGGQFHDYGLLTTPQLHYMVCCRNTGGQYGKATTEGYYRKLSAAFVELTKQAFCSGDDRRTLKVDCANGIGALKLREMKHYFSQGLSVQLFNDGTEGKLNHLCGADFVKSHQKPPQGIEMKSNERCCSFDGDADRIIYYYHDADGQFHLVDGDKIAALISGFLKEPLLEIGDSLSLGVVQTAYANGSSTRYLEEVMKVPVYCTKTGVKHLHHKAQELDIGVYFEANGHGTVLFSKAAETKIKQLAEELVEDKKRKAAKMLENVIDLFNQATGDAISDMLVIEAILALKGLTVQQWDALYTDLPNRQLKVKVADRQVISTTDAERQAVKPPGLQEAIDELVKKYRLSRAFVRPSGTEDVVRVYAEADSQENADSLAYEVSLAVFQLAGGIGERPQPGF from the exons ATGCTGGCCCCATCCTGGGAGGAGCATGCCACCTGTCTGGCAAACGCCGAGGAACGAGAGCTGCCCAGAGTGTTGGTGGACGTCAGCGAGAAAGCAGCTGTGAATCTGCACCAAGACGCCTTCGTGGTGATCGGTAGAGATACCAG gCCCAGCAGTGAGAAACTTTCACAGTCTGTAATAGACGGTGTGACTGTTTTAGGAGGTCAATTCCATG ATTACGGCTTGCTGACGACGCCTCAGCTGCACTACATGGTGTGCTGTCGGAACACCGGCGGCCAGTACGGAAAGGCAACCACGGAGGGCTACTACCGGAAGCTCTCTGCGGCCTTCGTGGAGCTCACCAAACAG GCCTTCTGCAGCGGAGATGACCGAAGGACGCTGAAGGTTGACTGTGCGAACGGCATAGGGgccctgaagctcagagaaatgaaaCACTACTTCTCCCAGGGGCTGTCGGTTCAGCTGTTCAACGATGGGACCGAGGGGAAGCTCAACCATCTGTGTGGGGCTGACTTTGTGAAGAGTCACCAGAAGCCTCCACAGG GAATTGAAATGAAGTCCAATGAAAGATGCTGTTCCTTCGACGGAGATGCAGACAGAATAATTTACTACTACCATGATGCAGATGGTCAGTTTCATCTTGTGGACGGAGACAAGATAGCAGCACTCATTAGCGGTTTCCTTAAGGAGCCCCTGTTGGAG ATTGGAGACAGTTTGAGTCTTGGTGTCGTGCAAACTGCATATGCCAATGGAAGTTCAACACGGTACCTGGAAGAAGTTATGAAG GTGCCCGTCTATTGTACTAAAACTGGTGTGAAACACCTGCACCACAAGGCTCAGGAGCTCGACATCGGGGTTTATTTTGAAGCAAACGGGCACGGCACA GTACTGTTTAGTAAAGCTGCTGAAACGAAGATAAAACAACTAGCAGAAGAATTAGTagaagataagaaaaggaaagctGCTAAGATGCTTGAAAATGTGATTGACTTGTTTAACCAG GCAACCGGTGATGCGATTTCTGACATGCTGGTGATCGAGGCCATCTTGGCTCTGAAGGGCTTGACCGTACAGCAGTGGGACGCCCTCTATACAGATCTTCCAAACAGACAGCTCAAAGTTAAG GTTGCAGACAGGCAAGTTATTAGCACCACAGATGCCGAAAGACAAGCAGTTAAGCCTCCAGGACTCCAGGAGGCCATCGATGAGCTGGTGAAGAAGTACAGGCTTTCTCGAGCTTTTGTCCGGCCCTCTGGCACGGAAGACGTAGTCCGGGTCTATGCAGAAGCGGACTCTCAG
- the PGM3 gene encoding phosphoacetylglucosamine mutase isoform X2 translates to MDLDAVTKQSALHAKPDGLTLQYGTAGFRTKAEHLDHVMFRMGLLAVLRSKQTKSTIGVMVTASHNPEEDNGVKLVDPLGEMLAPSWEEHATCLANAEERELPRVLVDVSEKAAVNLHQDAFVVIGRDTRPSSEKLSQSVIDGVTVLGGQFHDYGLLTTPQLHYMVCCRNTGGQYGKATTEGYYRKLSAAFVELTKQAFCSGDDRRTLKVDCANGIGALKLREMKHYFSQGLSVQLFNDGTEGKLNHLCGADFVKSHQKPPQGIEMKSNERCCSFDGDADRIIYYYHDADGQFHLVDGDKIAALISGFLKEPLLEIGDSLSLGVVQTAYANGSSTRYLEEVMKVPVYCTKTGVKHLHHKAQELDIGVYFEANGHGTVLFSKAAETKIKQLAEELVEDKKRKAAKMLENVIDLFNQATGDAISDMLVIEAILALKGLTVQQWDALYTDLPNRQLKVKVADRQVISTTDAERQAVKPPGLQEAIDELVKKYRLSRAFVRPSGTEDVVRVYAEADSQENADSLAYEVSLAVFQLAGGIGERPQPGF, encoded by the exons ATGGATTTAGATGCTGTTACAAAGCAGTCAGCATTACATGCCAAGCCTGATGGACTCACACTTCAATATGGGACTGCTGGATTTCGAACGAAAGCAGAACATCTTGATCATGTCATGTTTCGAATGGGATTATTAGCTGTCCTGAGGTCAAAACAGACCAAATCTACTATAGGAGTCATGGTAACAGCATCACACAATCCTGAG GAAGACAACGGTGTAAAACTGGTTGACCCTTTGGGTGAAATGCTGGCCCCATCCTGGGAGGAGCATGCCACCTGTCTGGCAAACGCCGAGGAACGAGAGCTGCCCAGAGTGTTGGTGGACGTCAGCGAGAAAGCAGCTGTGAATCTGCACCAAGACGCCTTCGTGGTGATCGGTAGAGATACCAG gCCCAGCAGTGAGAAACTTTCACAGTCTGTAATAGACGGTGTGACTGTTTTAGGAGGTCAATTCCATG ATTACGGCTTGCTGACGACGCCTCAGCTGCACTACATGGTGTGCTGTCGGAACACCGGCGGCCAGTACGGAAAGGCAACCACGGAGGGCTACTACCGGAAGCTCTCTGCGGCCTTCGTGGAGCTCACCAAACAG GCCTTCTGCAGCGGAGATGACCGAAGGACGCTGAAGGTTGACTGTGCGAACGGCATAGGGgccctgaagctcagagaaatgaaaCACTACTTCTCCCAGGGGCTGTCGGTTCAGCTGTTCAACGATGGGACCGAGGGGAAGCTCAACCATCTGTGTGGGGCTGACTTTGTGAAGAGTCACCAGAAGCCTCCACAGG GAATTGAAATGAAGTCCAATGAAAGATGCTGTTCCTTCGACGGAGATGCAGACAGAATAATTTACTACTACCATGATGCAGATGGTCAGTTTCATCTTGTGGACGGAGACAAGATAGCAGCACTCATTAGCGGTTTCCTTAAGGAGCCCCTGTTGGAG ATTGGAGACAGTTTGAGTCTTGGTGTCGTGCAAACTGCATATGCCAATGGAAGTTCAACACGGTACCTGGAAGAAGTTATGAAG GTGCCCGTCTATTGTACTAAAACTGGTGTGAAACACCTGCACCACAAGGCTCAGGAGCTCGACATCGGGGTTTATTTTGAAGCAAACGGGCACGGCACA GTACTGTTTAGTAAAGCTGCTGAAACGAAGATAAAACAACTAGCAGAAGAATTAGTagaagataagaaaaggaaagctGCTAAGATGCTTGAAAATGTGATTGACTTGTTTAACCAG GCAACCGGTGATGCGATTTCTGACATGCTGGTGATCGAGGCCATCTTGGCTCTGAAGGGCTTGACCGTACAGCAGTGGGACGCCCTCTATACAGATCTTCCAAACAGACAGCTCAAAGTTAAG GTTGCAGACAGGCAAGTTATTAGCACCACAGATGCCGAAAGACAAGCAGTTAAGCCTCCAGGACTCCAGGAGGCCATCGATGAGCTGGTGAAGAAGTACAGGCTTTCTCGAGCTTTTGTCCGGCCCTCTGGCACGGAAGACGTAGTCCGGGTCTATGCAGAAGCGGACTCTCAG